The nucleotide sequence CAAGAACAATAGGGCTGGTCGCAATCCTGCGGATTGCTGCTCGCCTTAGCAACCTACATGAAAATGAGGGTTCCACCGGAGCATATCCCCGAAAGTTTGTAGTGCCTTATATGGGGTGTGCGCATGGTATTTTACTTCGCAAAAACCTGAGATGGGCTATGACCATTCCTGTGCGTATTTCTTTACCAGCAACTTCCCGGTAGAAATCGCTGATCATGGCGAATATCATTTTTGAAATTTCTGCAAAAAGCCTCCTGTCGTGGCGAAAGAATACCCGTAGGGCTTTATGGGAAAGTAAAAAAAAATTAGCTGCTACGCGGACGGGAAGATAGAATGCCTTCCGGCAGGGGTGCCGGCTATGATCTTCTGAAGAGAAAGTACCACCGGGAACGACATAGTGGATGTGAGGGTGGTACTGGAGTTGCCGGCCCCAGGTATGCAGTACGCTGAAGAATCCCGGAACATCCCCCGGAAACCAGGTCTGTTCGGAAGCAGGTTTTTTCATGATACCGGAAGTGGCGGCGAAAAAGGCGGCATAGGCGAATCGTTGATGCTGTCGAAAGAACGTGCGGAATGGCGCCGGAACGGTGAAGGTAATCATGAAACCGCCGAATTCAGTGCATGAAATTTCCGATAGAAAATACCGTGAAACGGTAGTAGAATGGGAATATCCGAAGAATGTGATCCTGATATATGTCAGTTGGAACGGGGCGGTACGGGCGGGAAGAAATAATTGGCTTTTTATCACAACGGCCCTGGCTGGAAAGAATGTTGGCTTTGAAGAGATCGGGAACCGGATCTTCTTCCGGGAATTCTTTCTAGGATATGCAGATATGAAGGTCTACGATATAATGACCTATAAGAATAAGCTGAAACTGTAAGGGATGTGGTTGGCTAATAGTCCGCGATGTCCTGGTTTGTACACCCGCTTTCGCGGTGCAAAAGGTAATTGAAATATAAAAAAACAAAACTGATAGTCTTATACTATTTCTGCTTTCAACAGAAAATCGTATAATAAAAGTGACAATTAAATATTTTTTAGGATGAATCTATGAGGGTTGAAACAATCAATAGCGAATTTGTAAATTTAAATATTGACAATGTATTTAATGAGCATTTATGTTGCATTATCAGAAAAAAAGTTGCTCATGCTGGTATAGATGCTAAACGCAAATGGCTGTATGATCGTTTAAAAGAGGGACATGTTTTTAGAAAGCTGTGTGCTGATGCTACAGTGTTTATTGAATATGCACCTATTGAAACAGCATGAGTCCCAATACAAGGTGACAATTTTTACTACATTTATTGCTTATGGGTTGACGGACCATATAAGGGAAAAGGATACGGAAAAGCCCTTATGGAGTACTGTATAGATGATGCAAAATCTAATGCTAAATCTGGAGTATGTATTCTTGGATCAAAAAAGCAAAAAGCATGGTTAACTGATCAATCGTTTGCTAAAAGTTTCGGTTTTAATGTTGTTGATGATACTGATAATGGATATGAATTGTTGGTACTTTCTTTTGATGGCAGAAAACCACAATTTGCACCTAATGCCAGAAGCATGAGAATTGAAAACAATGATTTTACGATAATTTATGATAATCAATGTCCGTATATCAAAAAAAGTCTTGAAGTTGTTAAGAAATACTGTGAAGAGAATAATGTGCCTTTAACGGTAAACTATGTTGATTCATTAGAAAAAGCAAAAAGCTTACCATGTGTATTCAATAATTGGTGCGTTTTTTATAAAGGAAAATTTGAAACTGTTAATTTGTTGATAGATGTTGAAATGTTGAAAAGAATACTAAAGAAATAGTGATGCACCTGAAAATATAAAAAGCTAGAAAGGAATAATGAAATTGTATAGTAATTATGTATAACAATCGCTTCAACTTGTCGTGGCTATGATCCGCAGGTTCCGAACGAAGTGTGGAGCGCAGATTACAAGGGTAAGTTCCGGATGGGTAACAAGAAATACTGCTACCCCGTGACGATTGCCGACTCATATTCCCGGAAAGTTTTTGCCGCCAAAGGGCTGCATGCAGCAACACTGATAAACACAAAGCCGGTATTTATCGATGTATTTAGAAAATACGGATTACCGCTTCAAATTCACACGGACAACGGAGCACCCTTTGCACACATCTACTCCTTAGGCCGACTCTCGAAGTTCTCGGTCTGGTTCATGGAGTTAGGTATCCAGCCGGTGTTCTCGGATCCTGCCCATCCTGAGCAAAATGGCCGTCATGAGCGCATGCACAGGGAACTGAAGGGGGAGATGTCCTCGACCTCCCGGGCATTCGCTCCAGGCCCAGCAGCGGAAGCTGAACAGGTTTGTGAAAGAGTATAACGAGATCCGTCCCCATGAAGCGCTGGGGATGAACCCGCCGGAATCAGTGCATGAGATTTCCGATAGAAAATACCCGGAAACGGTAGTAGAATGGGAATATCCGAAGAATGTGATAGAGAAATATGTCAGTCGCAACGGAGCAGTGAGAACGGGAAGAAATGCCTGGCTTTTCCTGACAACAGCCCTGGCCGGAAAGAATGTTGGGTTTGAAGAGATCGGGAACCGGATCTACCGAATCTTCTTCCGGGAATTCTTTTTAGGGTATGCAGATATGAAGGACATGAAGGTCTACGATATAATGACCTATAAAAATGACCTAAGACTGTAAGGGATGTGGTTGGCTAATAGTCCGCGATGTCCTGGTTTGTACAACAATAGTAAATGCAACTGTTGATTAAAATAAAATTGTTGGAGTAAATTATGAAACCAAAAGTATATTACTTCTCTGCAACAGGTAATTCACTTTATGTCGCAAGACAAATTGTAAAAAATATTAACGGAGAATTAATACCAATTGCATCGCAAATGAATAAAAATAACATAGGTATAAATACCGATATTGTCGGTATTGTATTTCCAGTATATTATAATCGGATTCCTATAATAATTGAAAAGTTCATAAAACTGTTAATGCAAATTGAAGGTAAATATCTGTTTGCAGTTTGTACTTATGGGGGAGGGCCAGGAGAATCATTGCAAATGATTCAGCAGATATTAATTGAACGTGGCGGTAAACTCTCAGCTGCATTTGGTGTTCATATGAACTGCGCCCAATTGTCAAGACAGTTTTATAGGAAGTTTAAGGTGTACTCCTCCCTCCTGTTTTATTCTACGCTGCCAACGGCAGCGGGTTCTCCGTAGCGAATGATTGATGCATCTCTTCCGGTGTCCTGTACTCCAGCGACTGGTGTAGCCGTTCGGTGTTGTAGAACGTGAAGTAGTGTTCAATCCCATGATGTAATTCCACCATGCTCTCATATGACCGCAGGTAGATATCCTCATATTTCAATGAGCGCCACAGTCGTTCGACATACACATTGTCCAGTGCGCGGCCAACGCCGTCCATGCTGATCTCCACCTGGTGTTCTTCCAACACCGACAGGTAGGCCCTGCTTGTGAACTGGCTACCCTGATCCGTGTTAAAGATCGCCGGGACCCCATAGGTCTCGATCGCCTCCTGCAGCGCGGCAACACAGAATGACGGATCCATGCTATTCGAAAGCCGCCAGCTCAAGACCTTACGAGAGTACAGATCCACTATAGCCACCAGATAGACGTGCCCCTGCGGAAGACCAATATAGGTGATATCACTGGCCCAAACCTGATTGGGATGCCGTATTTGCTTACCGCGCAACAAATACGGATATTTCTTGTGATCGTTGCGTGCCTTGCTCAGATTTGGCCCAGGATATAATGCCCGCAGTCCAAAACGCTTCATCAGCCGCCTGACTCGTTTTCTGGTCAGGTGAGGATGCTCAGGTAACAGCACTCGTGATACTTTGCGATAGCCGTAAAAGGGGACCTTCTTGTGATACTCCAGGATGACTGTGAGATCCTCCAGATCCGTCTCTGTTCGCATATCTCGGCCTTTGCGGTAGTAGGAGCTCCGAGTGACCTCAAGAGTACGACACTGCTGCGCTATGCTCAGCTCGGGATGGTTCGGATCAATCATTCCGGATCTTTCCCGTAATACTCGCGGTGTTTTTTTTTGAGAAATTCGTTCACAACTGTCAGTTCTCCAACAGTTCGCAGCAGTTGGTCACGCTCCTGCTCAAGCCTGCGCTCCTCTTCTCGCTTCTTATTAGGACGCTCGAAAGTCGCAGGAAGATTGTCCGGCAGCTGCTTTTTCCACTGCGATACCTGGTTCGGATGCACATCGTATTTAAGTGCAATCTGCTGTATGGTCTCCTGCTCCTTGATAGCCTCAAGTGCCACTTTCGATTTGAATGCGGTGTTGTAGCTCTTCCTCATGGTACTACTATACCTCTCTGCTCCCTGGAAGGCGAGAGTTACACCTTAAAGGCACCCCCAGAAGCTGTCTCGTTTCCTGGGCTCATTATAATCCATTACCAAAAGCACTCAATAAAAGAATCTTAATTGCAGAATCTATGGTAATCGAAAGTACAAGTTCTGATGTTTTATTGACATATTACATTAATGGATCATCTCCGGGATATTCAGATAAGGATTTAAATATTTTAAATGAACAGATATCTAAAAAAAATAAAATAGACGATATTGAGTCCAAAATTGAAAAAGTAAAAGATTTTTTATCAAGAATAAAAAGAACGATCCTTAATGAATTTGAAGAGAGTATTAAGACATACTACTTGTATAAATCTTCTGAAAAGAGAGCATACCTTGTAGCAATATCATTTAGAAATGTATTAGAGCATTTAAAAGGAGAATTATGGAAAAAAGTAAAAAATATTAATGAACAAAGATGTAAAATGAGAATAATTTTAGAAAGACTTGTACTTAGTGAATTAAATATTAACGATATTACAATTGCTCGAATCGAACGTAGCTATGCTGATTTACATAATGATCTTTCGATTATCGCAAAAAAATTAGGCAATGAACAGATTAATATCGTTTTTGATAAGTATATTAATATTCTATCAACATTACAGGAAATTCTTAACGTTTAAAACAACATAACCTCAAGGATTGAGTCGACCTTCACGGTCGATTCAATCCACAATGTTCAAGAAGCCCTGATCGACAGTATAACTTCTTATTAATGGGAAATGCTCGCCGGTTTCTATTGAAAGACAAATGGCATGTGGGAAAAAACAGCGGCGGTTCTGACTGGATGCAGGAGGCAGACATTTCGTTCTCCTCCGGGATGGGATGCCTGCTCGTGCCTCGAGGAGGAGAATAGCCAGGGCTACGGGAATGGAAGACGATGGATGCAGGAATCCATAGCAGCGGATCTTCATGAATCCTGAAGGGAGCACATGCTGGAGGAATCGCCTGATAAACTCACATGCCTGAAGGCGCAGCAGCTTCTCAGCCCCAGTGGCTGAATCAGTGTAGCGGAAGAGGATGTGGTTGTCCTCGATGGCGACAATCCGGCTGGTTGGGAGTTGACGTTCCAATCCTGGCTCCAGGCTGCGGCATCGACAGATGACAGCAGACCGTTTCGCTTCAGGGCCGTGTACATCCGGTGTTTCACCAGTTTAGCTGCTACGCGGACGGGAAGATAGAATGCCTTCCGGCAGGGGTGCCGGCTATGATCGTCTGAAGAGAAAGCACCACCGGGAACGACATAGCGGATGTGAGGGTGGTACTGGAGTTGCCGGCCCCAGGTATGCAGTACGCCGAAGAATCCCGGAACATCCCCCGGAAACCAGGTCTGTTCGGAAGCAGGTTTTTTCATGATACCGGACGTGGCGGCGAAAAAGGCGGCATAAACCTGAAGAGCGATTCTGTTTTCTTGGTTTTGAGTTCTACTGGAGCCGTGACAGAAAAGGACGTCCGCATGTAAAGAAGCGGGCTTCACGTAAGAAATTACGTCAGAGTATCAGGAATGTTAATGACTGGGTAAAAAATAATCGGAGCCTGGTGTTGAAGGCTCTCTTCCGGCGACTGAATTCAATGCTCCGTGGCTACTTCACTTATTATGGTATAATTGGGAATTACAATAGTATTCATGAATACCACTGGCATGTTGTATTCTACTTGAGGAAATGGCTGAGTCGAAGAAGTCAGAGAGGACAGCTCAGTTGGGAAAAGATGAAAAGATTGACAGAACGGTTTAAACTGGTGGGACCATCAATTAACGAAAAAGGCGGCCGCCGAATGGTGAAGAAGGTATTGATCTACTAATACGGAAGCGAGTATTTCTGAGGAGCCCGGTGCGGTAGTATCGCACGCCGGGATCTGTGTGGGGTCTGCCGGGTAACCGGCAGCTCTACCACGATTAAACCACTCTGGCTGGTGCGTTTTAAACGTATAAAAAGCTTGCAAAGTATATGATGTAAACGTATAATAAATGTATGGATGAATTACTTTATCAGTATAACCCCTGGTGGGAAGAAGAATATAATCTTACACATGTAATCGAAAGAGAAAAATACTTACATGTTCTTAAAGAAAATATCGAGAACAAGCACATTATTTTCCTTACTGGTTTGAGACGAGTAGGAAAAACTACCCTAATGAAGCTGATTATAAAACACCTTTTAGTAAAAAGGATAGAATCAAAATACATTCTGTATGTCAGTGTCGATGACTATCTTTTAAAAGATACAACTCTCCTAGAGATTATTTCTGAGCATAAAAAAATCCATAAGATTCGAACCGAAGAAAAGCTCTATGTCTTTTTTGATGAAATTACCTATATATCTGACTACCATCAGCAATTAAAGAATCTTTACGATAAATTTGATTTGAAAGTATTTGCTACTTCTTCATCTAGTTCTCTATTACGCGATAAGAAAGCTAATTTGACTGGTAGATCAATTACCTTAGAAGTCGAGCCACTCGATTTTGAAGAGTATAAGCTATTTAAAAAAGTTGATCTTAAGAAAAGAGATGATTCTTTAAATGAGTCCTATTTTAAGGACTATATGAAGGAGGGCGGACTTCCTGAAAATGTATTAAATCCTAATCGTGAATACTTAATGAATTTAGTGGATGATATTATTCAAAAGGATATTACTGCATTTCATGGATTAAAAAATCATCAACTACTGCGAGATTACTATACCCTTCTAATGGAGAGAAGCGGAAAGCAGCTAAGTATAAACAAAATTAGTAATATCCTAAAAATTTCGCCAGATACTTCAAGGCGATATTTGGGTTATTTTGAAGAAACTTTTCTAGTTCATCTTCTCCCGCGATGGGGGAAAACAAATGAAAAGTTACTATCTGCTAAAAAAATATATGCATGTGATTTAGGGATAAAACATCTTTTTATAGGTGATAGGGATTTGGGAAGCTATTTTGAAAATTATATCTATCTTAAATTACGAAATCTCAAGGAATTGTATTATTTGTATGAAGATGGAAATGAAATAGACTTTTTCACTGGCGACAAGATTTTGATAGAGTCAAAGTACAATTCAGAGCTTAATGTAAAGCAGAAGGCTTTGTTTGATAAATATGAAGCCGAAAAGAAGCTGGTAATTGACTCTGTGAAAAACTTAAAGTTATTGGATGAAATATGACGTGGTTTATAACAAGTGCATGAACCTGACGCCTTCTCGGCTTCGCCTGTGAGGGCGCAGGTTATGCGGGCGTTAGTGCGCCAAGCTAAGCATGGAGCTTCTTATAAAGTGAAAGTCTTTATTGGGTAGGGTCTAACCAACCACCCATACCGAGTGTTACGGTTATTGAGGATGTCATGAAACATGGCAGAACGATATAGCCGAAGCGTACACAGGGAACTCTGTAGGCCGCAAGGAAGGCCGTACTTCCTGAGGTGCTGGTACAGCCCCGTGATTACTTTCTTGAGAAATCGAGAAATCCAGTCGGCGACGCCTTTAACGTAGCGGAAGCCAATATGGTGTATTTGAGATGGTAAGAATACTTCAGGCTGGCGGGGTCATCAGGCAGTGGCATGTAGAGAGAGAAGTTCTGGGAACTTGGGAGACCCTTAATGTACCTTGTAGTCAACCTTTTCATCGGGTGCCAAACCGGGCGCTTAAAGGACACTGGTGCTGAAAAGGAATCCACCGATGGAGAAGGTCGGCGGAAAAGGAAGATGAAGCAACCTCATGGGAAGCGGATTCGATGACATTAAGGGAGTCAGACCAGCTCATAGTACTCTGAGACGGTAGGGCCCGATCACATGGGGAAGGGGCTGGCGGAAATACGCAGCTGAAAAAGGAAACACGAGCCGGATATGAAAGACTGGGAAATTGTGCAAACCTCACTGTCAGGAATAGCAAAGAAGGCGGAAAGATGCCCAAAATACCGATTTAGAAATCTCTTTGGGATGCTTAACGAAAGAATGCTCAGGGATAGCTGGGACTGGATGAACAAGAAGGCTGCCTGTGGAGTTGATGGAGAGAGTGTAAGAGATTTCGAGAAGAATCTTGATGAAAACATCAGGGAATTAGTGGATGAGTTGAAACCTGGCAGGTACAAAGCGCGCTTGGTCCGGAGGAAGAATATCCCCAAAGGGCAAGGGAAGATGCGACCATTGGGTATTCCGGTGGTGAGAGATAAGCTGGTACAACAAGCCGCTAAACGTATTCTTCAGGCAATCTATGAGCAGGATTTTATGCGTTGCAGTTACGGTTACCGTCCGAATCTGGGCGCCCGAGATGCAGTCAGCAAACTGACTGTAAAGTTGCAATTCGGAAATTATCATCATGTTGTCGATGCCGGTATCAAAGGTTTCTTTGACCCCATGGACCATGATTGGTTGATGCGAATGGTGGAAGAGCGAATCGATGATAAACCGTTTCTGAGATTGATTAAAAAGTGGCTGAAAGCCAGGAATCCTGGAGGAAGACAGAAGAAGCATAGTGAAGCCTGGCAACGGAAGCCCGCAGGGTGGGATCGTGTCACCAGTGCTTGCTAACATGTATCTGCATTATGCCATTGACCTGTGGTTTCACAAGGTGTACCTGAAAGGGTGCAAAGGCGAAGGATGTATGATCCGCTATGCTGACGATGGCGTCTGGGCGTTCGAATATCAAGAAGATGCTGATAGGTTTTATGAAACCTTGAAGCTCAGATTGAAGAAATTCAAGCTGGAATTGTCAGAAGAAAAGAGTAGTATAATCAAGTTCGATAGGCACAAACCTGAAGAGCGATTCTGTTTTCTTGGTTTTGAGTTCTACTGGAGCCGTGACAGAAAAGGACGTCCGCATGTAAAGAAGCGGACTTCACGTAAGAAATTACGTCAGAGTATCAGGAATGTTAATGACTGGGTAAAAAATAATCGGAGCCTGGTGTTGGAGGATCTCTTCCGGCGACTGAATTCAATGCTCCGTGGCTACTTCACTTATTATGGTATAATTGGGAATTACAATAGTATTCATGAATACCACTGGCATGTTGTATTCTACTTGAGGAAATGGCTGAGTCG is from Marispirochaeta sp. and encodes:
- a CDS encoding IS3 family transposase; translated protein: MIDPNHPELSIAQQCRTLEVTRSSYYRKGRDMRTETDLEDLTVILEYHKKVPFYGYRKVSRVLLPEHPHLTRKRVRRLMKRFGLRALYPGPNLSKARNDHKKYPYLLRGKQIRHPNQVWASDITYIGLPQGHVYLVAIVDLYSRKVLSWRLSNSMDPSFCVAALQEAIETYGVPAIFNTDQGSQFTSRAYLSVLEEHQVEISMDGVGRALDNVYVERLWRSLKYEDIYLRSYESMVELHHGIEHYFTFYNTERLHQSLEYRTPEEMHQSFATENPLPLAA
- a CDS encoding reverse transcriptase domain-containing protein, with the protein product MKPGNGSPQGGIVSPVLANMYLHYAIDLWFHKVYLKGCKGEGCMIRYADDGVWAFEYQEDADRFYETLKLRLKKFKLELSEEKSSIIKFDRHKPEERFCFLGFEFYWSRDRKGRPHVKKRTSRKKLRQSIRNVNDWVKNNRSLVLEDLFRRLNSMLRGYFTYYGIIGNYNSIHEYHWHVVFYLRKWLSRRSQRGQLSWEKMKRLAERFKLVGPSINEKGGRRMVKKVLIY
- a CDS encoding GNAT family N-acetyltransferase → MYCLWVDGPYKGKGYGKALMEYCIDDAKSNAKSGVCILGSKKQKAWLTDQSFAKSFGFNVVDDTDNGYELLVLSFDGRKPQFAPNARSMRIENNDFTIIYDNQCPYIKKSLEVVKKYCEENNVPLTVNYVDSLEKAKSLPCVFNNWCVFYKGKFETVNLLIDVEMLKRILKK
- a CDS encoding transposase — translated: MITFTVPAPFRTFFRQHQRFAYAAFFAATSGIMKKPASEQTWFPGDVPGFFSVLHTWGRQLQYHPHIHYVVPGGTFSSEDHSRHPCRKAFYLPVRVAANFFLLSHKALRVFFRHDRRLFAEISKMIFAMISDFYREVAGKEIRTGMVIAHLRFLRSKIPCAHPI
- a CDS encoding ATP-binding protein; this translates as MDELLYQYNPWWEEEYNLTHVIEREKYLHVLKENIENKHIIFLTGLRRVGKTTLMKLIIKHLLVKRIESKYILYVSVDDYLLKDTTLLEIISEHKKIHKIRTEEKLYVFFDEITYISDYHQQLKNLYDKFDLKVFATSSSSSLLRDKKANLTGRSITLEVEPLDFEEYKLFKKVDLKKRDDSLNESYFKDYMKEGGLPENVLNPNREYLMNLVDDIIQKDITAFHGLKNHQLLRDYYTLLMERSGKQLSINKISNILKISPDTSRRYLGYFEETFLVHLLPRWGKTNEKLLSAKKIYACDLGIKHLFIGDRDLGSYFENYIYLKLRNLKELYYLYEDGNEIDFFTGDKILIESKYNSELNVKQKALFDKYEAEKKLVIDSVKNLKLLDEI
- a CDS encoding transposase, with product MRKSYNTAFKSKVALEAIKEQETIQQIALKYDVHPNQVSQWKKQLPDNLPATFERPNKKREEERRLEQERDQLLRTVGELTVVNEFLKKKHREYYGKDPE
- a CDS encoding EFR1 family ferrodoxin (N-terminal region resembles flavodoxins. C-terminal ferrodoxin region binds two 4Fe-4S clusters.), whose amino-acid sequence is MKPKVYYFSATGNSLYVARQIVKNINGELIPIASQMNKNNIGINTDIVGIVFPVYYNRIPIIIEKFIKLLMQIEGKYLFAVCTYGGGPGESLQMIQQILIERGGKLSAAFGVHMNCAQLSRQFYRKFKVYSSLLFYSTLPTAAGSP
- a CDS encoding DDE-type integrase/transposase/recombinase; amino-acid sequence: MWSADYKGKFRMGNKKYCYPVTIADSYSRKVFAAKGLHAATLINTKPVFIDVFRKYGLPLQIHTDNGAPFAHIYSLGRLSKFSVWFMELGIQPVFSDPAHPEQNGRHERMHRELKGEMSSTSRAFAPGPAAEAEQVCERV
- a CDS encoding transposase, with protein sequence MERQLPTSRIVAIEDNHILFRYTDSATGAEKLLRLQACEFIRRFLQHVLPSGFMKIRCYGFLHPSSSIPVALAILLLEARAGIPSRRRTKCLPPASSQNRRCFFPHAICLSIETGEHFPLIRSYTVDQGFLNIVD
- a CDS encoding reverse transcriptase domain-containing protein, coding for MKDWEIVQTSLSGIAKKAERCPKYRFRNLFGMLNERMLRDSWDWMNKKAACGVDGESVRDFEKNLDENIRELVDELKPGRYKARLVRRKNIPKGQGKMRPLGIPVVRDKLVQQAAKRILQAIYEQDFMRCSYGYRPNLGARDAVSKLTVKLQFGNYHHVVDAGIKGFFDPMDHDWLMRMVEERIDDKPFLRLIKKWLKARNPGGRQKKHSEAWQRKPAGWDRVTSAC